One stretch of Gopherus flavomarginatus isolate rGopFla2 chromosome 2, rGopFla2.mat.asm, whole genome shotgun sequence DNA includes these proteins:
- the LOC127045286 gene encoding E3 ubiquitin-protein ligase NRDP1-like isoform X3 — MGYDIERFVGYVNEGLLCCICRDVLEDPLQAPCEHAFCTACIHGWLVHHNNCPEDRQALDMSVLRPLYRYMKNDLNRLQLHCKNGERGCEMVCSLESIDRHERECEYSQIPCSNAGCPVQIERRNLDSHLAVCEYRSRECPNGCGYSILRAEDTQHNCVAELRTELELLRSEMICRVEEAKHEMESRLDSQRRHMVQKESLLQNEIEELKYRTKHKTRQGGDGSAVMRVIWT; from the exons ATGGGTTATGATATTGAGCGTTTTGTTGGCTATGTTAATGAAGGACTTTTATGCTGTATATGCCGAGATGTATTAGAAGACCCCTTACAGGCTCCTTGTGAACATGCTTTCTGTACTGCCTGTATACATGGATGGCTTGTTCATCACAATAATTGCCCTGAAGACAGACAAGCACTTGATATGTCTGTGCTACGACCTCTCTACAG ATACATGAAAAATGATCTAAATCGACTTCAGCTTCATTGTAAAAACGGAGAGCGTGGTTGTGAAATGGTTTGTTCTCTAGAATCTATAGACAGACATGAGAGAGAATGTGAATACAGCCAGATACCCTGCTCAAATGCTG GTTGTCCAGTTCAGATTGAACGACGTAACTTAGATAGCCATTTGGCAGTGTGTGAATACCGGAGCCGTGAATGCCCTAATGGTTGTGGTTATAGCATTCTCAGGGCAGAAGACACGCAGCATAATTGTGTAGCAGAGCTAAGAACAGAATTAGAACTGCTCCG GTCAGAAATGATCTGCAGAGTGGAAGAGGCAAAGCATGAAATGGAGTCCAGATTAGATTCACAGAGAAGGCATATGGTGCAAAAAGAGAGTCTTCTGCAAAATGAAATTGAAGAACTAAAG